The sequence GGTAACCCCTCCACGGTCAGCCTGTTCACCCCAGACTCATGGATCAGTGCGGACAAGAACAAAAATGTTGCCCGTATCCGTTACCTCACCGGTGACAAAGTGCTTACGAGAGGGGATACAGGCCCCAGGGAACTGGAGCTTTCCATTTATACGGCAAAAGATTTTCCAGGAATAGCCACCCCTTCTGACAAGGGTTACCTCCAGCAGATATGGTTCTCTGCGGCCCAGGGTCCGGCCACTGTTTATTACTGGTCCGTACCGGCTCCCTGACACCGTAACCGATACATGAACAGCTCATCGGGCAGCCCGTTCCTATAGCTTTTAACGATCAAATCACAAGAACAGTACAGGTCTGACCATCAACATGACCCCCCGGAATGAAAAAGTAAGAGGTACCCTTCTCATGGTATCGGCAATGGTGATCCTTAGCCCTGATGCCCTGCTTATCTCACTTATCCGTGTTGATCCCTGGACTCTCGTTTTCTGGCGCGGTCTTCTCACAGCCTGTACCCTGTCGGTGGCGCTGGTGTGTTCCCATGGAAAAGGAGTATTACGGGAAGTCTTCCGCATGGGGCCCGCTGGTATTCTGGCGGGCTTTTTATTTGGCGCGAGTACGGTTTCCTTTGTCATGTCGATCCGGCTGACCACAGCAGCCAACACCCTGGTCATTGTCGCAGCGACGCCGCTGTTTGCAGCCATTTTAACCAGGCTGTTTCTGGCTGAAAGGGTTCCTGTACGGACCTGGGTGGCGGTTATAACCGGTTTTTCAGGCATCATCGTTATCTTCAGCGGAAGCCTTTCAACGGGTACCATTCTCGGTGACCTTCTGGCCCTTGCAACAGCGATGATCATGGCCACAAACTTTGTCATTATCCGCAGCCACAGGAAGGTCAGTATGATACCGGCAGTTGTTTTAAGCGGGATATTGACCACCCTTGTGACGCTGTTCATGGCAGAACCATTTGCTGTAGGTACATCCGATATTTTGCTCCTCACGGTTCTGGGTTCTGTTGTGATGCCCATTCCCCTGGCTATCATGACTGTGGCTCCTAAGCTCATCCCGGCCGCTGAGGTAAGTCTTATTATGCTTTTTGAAACCTTCCTGGGACCCCTCTGGGTGTGGCTGGT comes from bacterium and encodes:
- a CDS encoding DMT family transporter, which translates into the protein MVSAMVILSPDALLISLIRVDPWTLVFWRGLLTACTLSVALVCSHGKGVLREVFRMGPAGILAGFLFGASTVSFVMSIRLTTAANTLVIVAATPLFAAILTRLFLAERVPVRTWVAVITGFSGIIVIFSGSLSTGTILGDLLALATAMIMATNFVIIRSHRKVSMIPAVVLSGILTTLVTLFMAEPFAVGTSDILLLTVLGSVVMPIPLAIMTVAPKLIPAAEVSLIMLFETFLGPLWVWLVIGQRPAGETVLGGGLLVTTLVVHAVVGWKEQ